One genomic region from Yamadazyma tenuis chromosome 4, complete sequence encodes:
- the STR2 gene encoding Cystathionine gamma-synthase (COG:E; EggNog:ENOG503NWEN) produces the protein MIRESPSQVVGEAVPNIDHAVSVSLPTWEATVGYEEGEDWVVSKMSSGYPRFFFHPIIQTLSQRVEEKFGRSKEKCMIYPSYDIAKRCRAFIQEKAPQKTPVRLLQLSTPEPKSEAEKSSVIATTIGVVFFPTSVASLAKNYWQHAGEGISSRLAEYLLKTLFDESSSGQHSIKFNPVDLGASKSELQAKKIQALSPSLSVRKPRKDENMQESDIHIEQKYGRVLDLKFGDAAKTALRKRITGGLAEHVQQSTDTPLNYEDVYLFSTGMAAIFNAHRALLNSQEPRMSVCFGFPYVDTLNILKKFGPGVHFLGMGDDKALEELEENLENGSYNIMGLFCECPSNPLLKTPNLKKIRQLADKFKFAIVVDDTVANIINVNVMPFADIVVTSLTKIFSGDSNVMGGSLFLNPNSPMYSSLKQFFDKDYEDTFWVQDALVMERNSRDYAVRSKKVNETSLAIVDFLQKSPLISKVYHPSVSESKKYYDEIKTPNGGYGGLISFLFHDANDAVSFFNSMDFHKGPSLGTNFTLACPYTILAHYQELDEVEKWDVDRNLIRISVGIEDKDDIVEVIKFSLDETTKTHKL, from the coding sequence ATGATCAGAGAAAGCCCATCACAAGTGGTCGGGGAAGCAGTTCCGAATATTGACCATGCAGTTTCCGTATCCTTACCCACTTGGGAAGCGACTGTTGGGtatgaagaaggagaagacTGGGTTGTAAGTAAGATGAGCTCGGGTTATCCCAGGTTTTTCTTTCATCCAATCATCCAAACTCTTTCACAAAGAGTAGAGGAAAAATTTGGAAgatccaaagaaaaatgTATGATATACCCTTCTTATGATATTGCAAAGAGATGCAGAGCCTTCATTCAAGAGAAAGCACCTCAAAAGACTCCTGTAAGATTATTACAGTTAAGTACTCCAGAACCCAAATCGGAGGCAGAAAAATCGAGCGTGATTGCAACAACGATTGGTGTTGTGTTTTTCCCAACCTCGGTAGCATCGTTGGCAAAAAACTACTGGCAGCATGCTGGTGAAGGGATAAGCTCCAGATTGGCAGAGTATTTACTAAAAACATTATTTGATGAATCTAGCAGTGGTCAGCACTCGATCAAGTTCAATCCAGTCGATTTAGGAGCGAGTAAATCCGAGTTACAGGCCAAAAAGATTCAAGctttatcaccaagtctAAGCGTCAGAAAGCCTCGGAAAGATGAAAATATGCAAGAGTCAGATATTcatattgaacaaaagtACGGGAGagttttggatttgaagtttggtgatgctgCTAAAACGGCTCTTCGAAAAAGAATTACTGGTGGGTTAGCAGAGCATGTGCAACAACTGACAGATACTCCACTTAACTATGAAGATGTCTACTTGTTCTCCACTGGTATGGCAGCAATTTTCAATGCCCACAGAGCCTTGTTGAACTCGCAAGAGCCTAGGATGTCGGTATGTTTTGGCTTCCCTTATGTGGATACCTTGaacattttgaaaaaatttGGGCCTGGAGTTCATTTCCTCGGAATGGGTGATGATAAAGCTTTGGAAGAGCTCGAGGAGAATTTGGAGAACGGGAGTTATAATATTATGGGATTGTTCTGTGAATGCCCATCGAATCCGTTATTAAAGACtccaaacttgaaaaagataAGACAATTAGCagacaagttcaagttcgCTATTGTGGTTGACGATACAGTGGCTAATATCATTAACGTGAATGTGATGCCTTTTGCAGATATAGTTGTGACGTCGTTGACCAAGATATTTTCTGGTGATTCGAATGTCATGGGTGGATCGTTGTTCTTAAACCCAAACTCACCAATGTATAGTTCATTGAAGCAGTTTTTTGATAAAGACTATGAAGATACTTTTTGGGTGCAAGATgctttggtgatggaaaGGAACTCTCGTGATTATGCTGTTAGATCAAAGAAAGTCAATGAGACTTCGTTAGCcattgttgatttcttgcAAAAGAGCCCATTGATATCCAAAGTGTACCACCCTTCTGTGTCCGAGTCCAAGAAGTATTATGATGAGATCAAAACTCCCAATGGAGGGTATGGAGGTCTTATTTCATTTTTATTCCACGATGCCAATGACGCCGtgagtttcttcaactcgaTGGATTTCCACAAGGGACCATCTTTGGGAACAAACTTTACGTTGGCATGTCCTTACACCATTTTAGCACattatcaagaattggatgaAGTCGAGAAGTGGGACGTCGATAGAAACTTGATTAGAATCAGTGTTGGTATTGAGGATAAAGATGACATTGTTGAGGTGATTAAATTCAGTTTAGATGAAACCACAAAGACTCATAAATTATAG
- the HMG1 gene encoding 3-hydroxy-3-methylglutaryl-coenzyme A (HMG-CoA) reductase isozyme (COG:I; EggNog:ENOG503NUYR; BUSCO:EOG092608ZS), producing MGIVPRLACKVAKASANHPIHVIILTTILASFSYLMIVDEYLPDRFETSSSVNYYHAPGSKDFKKWVPISTNEIDDYPRAEKHTVIPLRFKRIHGNGIPDLENSFHGLSNNERLVIVDSSEAESVLSGLDTFTSEGITWKIRSRNQIYRYLDYVSYAFKKTRSLIQLAETFDVGLITFAYIAMWYTLIKVFFDMKKAGSTFWLAFSTLLSSTFAFLFALVVTTKVLMIKVPILSMTEGLPFLVAIIGFKHKVSISTFVSNASTSQSDVKSIVGDAIYSHFISLFRDHVAVIGALLAIIAYANQLEGLRNFSTLAALILSFDLLMTFTFYSSILTLKVEINRARRTENLKIALEEDGISSWVAKNVASRDSKIDKSEKDSIFRSEHTSILSFKVAMIAGFFGFHAFWLGSNWLYDVASNERTVNRFNDTVQLSKTAAKHIKIGSKGTIVTVLSPKSVVPLSTFVKLEDAILGLYDFVSRLIKDDILSKFILLAFTLSICINAYFLSASRNQVSTTNKLIENEITRPKSQSISLKPKKTFDSSSKDSETLDSETEDTSASDGELEIKAPNKLLPLDECISYLKEGKVTELNNEEVSSLVVAGKLPIYALEKQLADNKRAVVVRRKAIAKIANAPILNTKSLPYDHYDYDRVFGACCESVIGYMPIPVGVAGPLAIDGKSYYIPMATTEGCLVASATRGCKAMNAGGGVETVLTQDGMTRGPCVSFPSLKRTGAAKVWLDSEEGQKAVKKAFNSTSRFARLQHIKTAIAGRLLYIRFKTTTGDAMGMNMISKGVEHSLKIMQEEFGWDDMTVISVSGNYCVDKKPAAINWIEGRGKSVVAEARIPADVVKKVLKSDVDALVEVNITKNLIGSAMAGSIGGFNAQAANLVTAIFLACGQDPAQNVESSNCMTLINNIDGDLQISVTMPCIEVGTIGGGTILEAQSSMLELLGVRGPHPTNPGDNARQLARIIASAVLAAELSLISALAAGHLVQSHMQHNRKGAAPAVASPEKAPLTEDSVQRLKEGAVNCIKS from the coding sequence ATGGGAATCGTTCCTAGATTGGCCTGCAAAGTCGCCAAGGCGTCAGCTAATCATCCGATTCACGTGATTATACTCACTACCATCCTAGCATCTTTTTCATATTTGATGATAGTGGATGAGTATCTTCCTGACAGATTCGAAACGTCATCCTCAGTTAACTATTACCATGCTCCTGGATcaaaagatttcaagaagtgGGTTCCTATCAGCACAAATGAAATAGATGATTACCCAAGAGCCGAAAAACATACGGTAATACCTTTAAGATTCAAGAGAATTCATGGGAATGGCATTCCTGACTTGGAAAATTCATTCCATGGATTAAGCAACAACGAAAGATTGGTTATTGTTGATTCAAGTGAAGCCGAGAGCGTGTTATCTGGACTTGACACTTTCACCTCTGAAGGTATCACTTGGAAAATCAGAAGCCGTAATCAAATTTATCGTTACTTGGATTATGTGAGCTATGCATTTAAGAAAACAAGGTCTTTAATCCAGTTGGCAGAGACCTTTGATGTTGGTTTAATAACTTTTGCTTATATTGCAATGTGGTACACTTTGATTAAGGTGTTCTTCGATATGAAGAAAGCTGGGTCAACGTTTTGGTTAGCATTCTCTACTTTGCTTTCGTCCACTTTTGCATTTTTATTTGCTTTGGTTGTAACTACGAAGGTTCTCATGATCAAGGTTCCAATTTTAAGTATGACAGAAGGATTACCATTCTTAGTGGCTATCATTGGATTCAAGCATAAAGTTTCGATTTCAACCTTTGTTCTGAatgcttcaacttctcaatCCGATGTCAAATCgattgttggtgatgcAATTTACAGCCATTTTATCAGTTTGTTCAGAGATCACGTGGCGGTGATTGGTGCTTTGTTAGCGATCATTGCTTACGCCAACCAGCTCGAAGGATTGAGAAACTTTTCCACTTTGGCAGCTCTTATTTTATCATTTGACCTTTTGATGACTTTTACTTTctattcttcaattttgactttgaaagtAGAAATCAACAGGGCTCGCCGAactgaaaacttgaaaattgCCTTAGAAGAGGATGGTATCTCTTCTTGGGTGGCTAAGAATGTCGCTTCAAGAGACTCAAAGATTGATAAAAGCGAAAAAGATTCCATCTTTCGTTCTGAACACACTTCTAttctttccttcaaggTAGCTATGATCGCTGGATTTTTTGGATTTCATGCGTTCTGGTTAGGTAGCAATTGGTTATATGACGTTGCAAGCAATGAAAGAACTGTCAATCGTTTTAATGACACTGTTCAATTAAGTAAGACTGCTGCCAAACATATAAAGATTGGATCCAAAGGCACAATTGTAACTGTTTTATCTCCCAAAAGTGTTGTGCCATTAAGTACCtttgtcaagttggaggaTGCTATTTTAGGATTGTACGATTTTGTTAGTCGTTTGATTAAAGACGATattctttcaaagttcaTCTTACTTGCATTCACCCTTTCGATTTGCATCAATGCCTACTTTTTGAGTGCTTCTCGTAACCAGGTTTCAACAAcgaacaagttgattgaaaatgaaatcaCTAGACCAAAATCTCAAAGCATTCTGTtaaaaccaaagaaaactTTCGATTCCTCCAGCAAGGATAGTGAGACTCTCGACAGCGAGACCGAAGATACTTCAGCTAGTGACGGGGAAttggaaatcaaagctCCTAACAAATTGTTGCCTTTAGATGAATGTATTTCTTATTTGAAAGAAGGTAAGGTAACAGAATTGAACAATGAAGAAGTAAGTTCTTTAGTCGTTGCCGGTAAATTACCTATCTATGCATTGGAAAAGCAATTGGCTGATAATAAAAGAGCCGTGGTTGTTCGTCGTAAAGCTATTGCTAAGATTGCCAATGCCCCAATTTTAAATACCAAAAGTTTACCATACGACCACTATGACTATGATCGTGTTTTTGGTGCATGTTGTGAAAGTGTCATTGGTTATATGCCAATTCCAGTTGGTGTTGCTGGACCATTAGCCATCGATGGAAAGTCTTACTATATTCCAATGGCTACCACTGAAGGTTGTTTAGTAGCCTCTGCTACCCGTGGTTGTAAAGCCATGAATGCTGGAGGTGGTGTAGAAACCGTCTTAACCCAAGATGGTATGACCAGAGGTCCTTGTGTTTCTTTCCCATCGTTGAAGAGAACAGGTGCTGCTAAAGTATGGTTGGATTCGGAAGAAGGTCAAAAGGCTGTCAAAAAGGCTTTCAACTCTACCTCAAGGTTTGCTCGCTTACAGCACATCAAAACTGCCATTGCTGGAAGGTTATTATATATCAGATTCAAAACTACTACTGGTGATGCTATGGGTATGAACATGATTTCTAAGGGAGTTGAACACTCTCTTAAGATCAtgcaagaagaatttggcTGGGATGACATGACTGTTATATCTGTTTCTGGAAACTACTGTGTAGATAAAAAACCAGCAGCAATCAATTGGATTGAAGGAAGAGGTAAGTCCGTTGTTGCTGAAGCCAGAATTCCTGCCGATGTTGTTAAAAAGGTTCTTAAATCTGATGTTGATgcacttgttgaagtcaacATCACTAAGAATTTGATTGGTTCTGCCATGGCTGGTTCAATTGGAGGATTTAATGCCCAGGCAGCCAATTTGGTTACCGCTATATTTCTTGCTTGTGGACAAGATCCTGCCCAAAATGTTGAGTCATCAAACTGTATgactttgatcaataaTATCGATGGGGACTTACAAATTTCTGTTACTATGCCAtgtattgaagttggtaCTATCGGAGGAGGAACTATACTCGAAGCTCAAAGTTCGATGTTAGAATTGTTGGGAGTACGGGGTCCACATCCAACCAACCCAGGGGATAACGCTAGACAATTGGCACGTATTATTGCATCAGCGGTTCTTGCTGCTGAACTTTCTCTTATTTCGGCTTTGGCAGCGGGTCATTTGGTGCAATCACATATGCAACACAACCGTAAGGGAGCCGCACCTGCCGTGGCTTCCCCCGAAAAGGCCCCATTAACTGAAGACTCGGTTCAAAGGTTGAAGGAAGGAGCTGTGAACTGTATCAAGTCATAA
- the FPR3 gene encoding peptidylprolyl isomerase fpr3 (EggNog:ENOG503NVTP; COG:O): MANLVPIATYNLNLQPFSPSAAIELEFPTTIRITAAAIDPEAVDEEGNPSTLRMLKRKLPFDDDSDSEDEDFEVGDDSEEEDELDEQEEEEEKEQEKEEEDEDKSDEDSEEDDLDLEIEDEEYVICTLSPKFQYQQVLDITIQPDEEVYFVVTGSYPIHLSGNYVDHPDDEDSDEDSEEDYDSDEYDLTPDEEELYDLEDLEDASDIENKIEELVEQDQKNNKRKTEVEEEQTEEVKPSKKAKKDKKAVQFPESLEHGPGAEYSKKETKKEKKEKKEKAVPEAKKEESKKQETKKDEPKKFPTKTLLGGVVTEDRKVGKGQTAKTNNKVGIRYIGKLKNGKVFDKNTSGKPFVFGLGKGECIKGFDLGVAGMAVGGERRVVIPAKMGYGSQALPGIPANSELTFDIKLVSLK; encoded by the coding sequence ATGGCCAACTTAGTTCCTATTGCTACTTATAACTTGAACCTTCAACCATTCCTGCCTTCTGCCGCCATCGAGTTGGAATTCCCAACTACCATCAGAATCACTGCTGCTGCTATTGATCCTGAAGCtgtcgatgaagaaggaaacCCATCTACTTTGAGaatgttgaagagaaagcTTCCATTCGATGATGACTCCGACtctgaagacgaagacTTCGaggttggtgatgactctgaagaagaagatgaattgGATGaacaagaggaagaggaagaaaaggaacaagaaaaagaagaagaagacgaagacaAAAGCGATGAAGacagtgaagaagatgacttggatttggagatCGAAGACGAAGAGTATGTCATCTGTACTTTGTCACCAAAGTTCCAATACCAGCAAGTTCTCGACATCACCATCCAAccagatgaagaagtttaCTTTGTTGTCACCGGTTCTTACCCTATTCATTTGAGTGGTAACTACGTTGACCACccagatgatgaagacagTGATGAAGATAGTGAAGAAGACTATGACAGTGACGAATACGATTTGACCCCTGATGAAGAGGAACTTTATGActtggaagacttggaagatGCTTCCGATATTGAGAACAAAATCgaagaattggttgaacaagaccaaaagaacaacaagagaaagaccgaagttgaagaagagcaaaCCGAAGAAGTCAAACCATCGAAAAAGGCCAAAAAGGACAAGAAAGCCGTTCAATTTCCTGAATCCTTAGAACATGGACCAGGTGCTGAATATAGCAAGAAGGAAaccaagaaggaaaagaaggaaaaaaaagaaaaggcCGTACCAGAAGctaagaaagaagaatctaAGAAGCAAGAAACCAAAAAGGACgaaccaaagaagtttcCTACTAAGACTTTGTTAGGAGGTGTTGTCACTGAAGACAGAAAAGTCGGTAAAGGACAAACTGCTaaaaccaacaacaaggttGGTATTAGATACATTggaaagttgaagaacggTAAGGTTTTCGACAAGAACACTTCCGGTAAGCCATTTGTGTTTGGATTAGGTAAAGGTGAATGTATCAAGGGATTCGATTTAGGTGTTGCTGGTATGGCTGTTGGAGGTGAAAGAAGAGTTGTGATTCCTGCCAAAATGGGATATGGTTCCCAAGCCTTGCCAGGTATTCCTGCCAACTCTGAGTTGACTTTCgacatcaagttggtctCTCTTAAGTAA
- the RPL6 gene encoding 60S ribosomal protein eL6 (EggNog:ENOG503NYQG; COG:J): MSQSAPKWYQSEDVPVPKQSRKTARPQKLRASLVPGTVLILLAGRFRGKRVVYLKNLEDNTLLVSGPFKINGVPLRRVNARYVIATSTRVSVDGVDVSKFNVEYFAREKTPRAKKSEAEFFDESAPKKEIKAERVADQKAVDSSLLSEIKKTPLLKQYLSASFSLKNGDRPHLLKF, encoded by the exons ATGTCTCAATCC GCTCCTAAATGGTACCAGTCTGAAGACGTTCCAGTCCCAAAGCAATCTAGAAAGACTGCTCGTCCACAAAAGTTACGTGCCTCTTTGGTTCCAGGTACCgtcttgatcttgttggcCGGTAGATTCAGAGGTAAGAGAGTTGtttacttgaagaacttggaagaCAACACTTTGTTGGTTTCCGGTCCATTCAAGATTAACGGTGTTCCATTAAGAAGAGTTAACGCTCGTTATGTCATCGCCACTTCCACCAGAGTCAGTGTTGACGGTGTTGATGTTTCTAAATTCAACGTCGAATACTTTGCCAGAGAAAAGACTCCAAGAGCCAAGAAGTCCGAAGCTgaattctttgatgaatctgctccaaagaaagaaatcaaagccGAAAGAGTTGCTGACCAAAAGGCTGTTGACTCTTCTTTATTATccgaaatcaagaagacccCATTGTTGAAGCAATACTTGTCTGCTTCATTCTCATTAAAGAATGGTGATAGACCTCACTTGTTAAAATTCTAA